In Parasphingorhabdus halotolerans, a single window of DNA contains:
- a CDS encoding peptidylprolyl isomerase, with the protein MSATPALSPSSPSRFFSSLTLSCFLLCSTAALAQDDSTQAQDPTPEDVLAAAPAEHWLPIPVNDLMIFTLPDAADGKPRQAIIQLLPANLSGGHVRNVRKLAQNRWWDGTKIYRVAKDFVTQFGGNPDGKALPKNLETVPESEYFNAALGARSDTDMQALDAAVAYANAYQKTDIKPLMKIIYENTGASKVGFGAGWPIGSKTIDGEMKYFPITCRGSLSPAHYDPPDAGSGAEISVVTGEAARSLDTTFGMVGRVIDGLEHLVNLPPGDAAGGFYASNSSHIPITSIRLASELPLAEQPRYEYLASYSPSLLQYIAAHGGYGNICTVGYPTRSAAP; encoded by the coding sequence ATGTCTGCCACCCCCGCACTTTCCCCTTCTTCGCCTTCCCGGTTTTTTTCATCACTGACCCTGTCCTGTTTCCTGCTTTGCAGCACAGCGGCATTGGCACAGGATGATAGCACGCAAGCACAAGACCCAACCCCCGAAGACGTGCTCGCCGCCGCGCCTGCCGAACACTGGTTGCCGATTCCAGTCAACGACCTGATGATTTTCACCCTGCCCGATGCGGCAGACGGAAAACCGCGCCAAGCGATCATCCAGCTGCTCCCCGCCAATCTCTCGGGCGGCCATGTGCGCAATGTTCGCAAGCTCGCGCAGAACCGCTGGTGGGACGGAACAAAAATCTACCGCGTCGCCAAGGACTTTGTCACCCAGTTCGGCGGCAATCCTGACGGCAAAGCGCTGCCCAAGAACCTTGAGACGGTGCCGGAAAGCGAATATTTTAACGCCGCACTGGGCGCAAGGAGCGATACGGATATGCAGGCGCTGGATGCCGCCGTCGCTTATGCAAACGCATATCAGAAGACCGACATCAAGCCGCTGATGAAAATCATTTATGAAAATACCGGCGCATCAAAAGTCGGCTTTGGCGCGGGCTGGCCGATTGGCAGCAAGACGATCGACGGCGAAATGAAATATTTTCCGATCACCTGCCGCGGTTCGCTGTCGCCGGCCCATTATGATCCACCAGATGCGGGCAGCGGCGCGGAAATTTCCGTGGTGACCGGCGAAGCAGCGCGCAGCCTTGATACGACGTTTGGCATGGTCGGACGGGTGATCGACGGGCTTGAGCATCTGGTGAATTTGCCGCCCGGTGACGCCGCTGGCGGTTTTTATGCCAGCAACAGCAGCCATATTCCGATCACATCCATTCGGCTGGCCAGCGAACTGCCTCTAGCCGAGCAGCCGCGCTATGAATATCTCGCGAGCTACAGCCCTTCCCTGTTGCAATATATCGCAGCGCATGGCGGCTATGGTAATATTTGCACAGTGGGTTATCCGACAAGATCGGCGGCACCATGA
- the ald gene encoding alanine dehydrogenase translates to MRVGTVREIKNHEYRVGLTPESVRELSAHGHDVWVETGAGLGIGAEDSEYVDAGATIKQTAAELFAECEMIVKVKEPQAAERAMLREGQILFTYLHLAPDPEQTADLVKSKAICIAYETVTGTGGLPLLKPMSQVAGRMSIQAGATALEKAHGGRGILLGGVPGVAPGKVTVIGGGVVGFNAAQMAAGLGADVTILDRNPDVLESVGTHFESRAKTRFSNKANIAECVADADLVIGAVLIPGAEAPKLVTREMLSTMRPGSVLCDVAIDQGGCFETSKATTHENPTYVVDDIVHYCVANMPGAVSRTSTYALNNVTLPHALAIADKGWEVALRDDHHLAAGLNVWNGHVTYKAVADDLCYDYMPVSEIVGK, encoded by the coding sequence ATGCGCGTCGGAACCGTTAGAGAAATTAAAAACCATGAATATCGTGTTGGTCTGACGCCGGAATCGGTGCGCGAGCTTTCAGCGCACGGCCATGATGTCTGGGTGGAAACCGGCGCGGGTCTTGGCATTGGCGCTGAAGATAGCGAATATGTTGATGCCGGCGCGACGATCAAGCAAACTGCCGCCGAGCTGTTCGCCGAATGTGAAATGATCGTCAAGGTAAAGGAACCACAGGCCGCCGAACGGGCGATGCTGCGTGAAGGGCAGATCCTTTTCACTTATCTCCACCTTGCACCAGACCCCGAACAAACCGCCGATCTGGTGAAATCCAAAGCGATCTGCATCGCCTATGAGACTGTGACCGGTACTGGCGGATTGCCGCTGCTCAAACCGATGAGTCAGGTCGCGGGGCGGATGTCGATCCAAGCAGGCGCGACGGCGCTGGAAAAAGCCCATGGCGGCCGCGGCATATTGCTGGGCGGTGTACCCGGTGTCGCGCCGGGCAAGGTCACGGTGATCGGCGGCGGCGTTGTTGGTTTTAACGCCGCGCAGATGGCGGCAGGCTTGGGCGCGGACGTAACAATATTGGACCGCAATCCCGATGTGCTGGAATCGGTCGGCACCCATTTCGAATCGCGAGCGAAAACACGATTCTCCAATAAAGCCAATATCGCAGAATGCGTCGCAGATGCCGATCTGGTGATCGGTGCGGTGCTGATTCCGGGCGCAGAGGCGCCCAAGCTGGTGACCCGCGAAATGCTCTCGACCATGCGGCCCGGCTCTGTTCTCTGCGATGTCGCGATTGACCAAGGGGGCTGTTTTGAAACCTCCAAAGCCACCACCCATGAAAACCCGACCTATGTGGTCGATGACATCGTCCACTATTGCGTTGCCAATATGCCGGGCGCCGTGTCGCGCACATCCACTTATGCGCTCAACAATGTCACTCTGCCCCATGCACTGGCGATTGCTGACAAGGGATGGGAAGTAGCGCTTCGGGATGACCATCATCTCGCCGCAGGGCTAAACGTCTGGAACGGCCATGTCACCTATAAGGCAGTCGCGGACGATTTGTGCTATGATTATATGCCGGTGTCAGAGATAGTCGGGAAATAA
- a CDS encoding oxidoreductase, with amino-acid sequence MAAADQKPLGSGFPAKSEPHEILAGIDLTGKTAIVTGGYSGIGLETTRALASKGAKVIVPVRDEAKAAENLSGVEGDVSSATMDLANLTSVKSFANQMTGELEKLDMLINNAGIMACPLKRVGPENSNGWESQFGVNHMGHFALTKALMPLLEQADAPRVVALSSIAHKRNGILWDDIQFENSEYQKWVAYAQAKSANALFANGLSRRMARFGGRAFSVHPGGIFTPLQRYLPIEEQVELGWLNKDGSVPPMVAEIFKSTTQGCTTSLWAATSPMLDGKHGLYCEDCDVAQLMDEKSPPFLHVAPHACDDESAERLWDISEKLLAEA; translated from the coding sequence ATGGCAGCAGCAGATCAGAAACCGCTCGGTTCGGGTTTCCCCGCAAAAAGCGAACCGCATGAGATACTCGCCGGGATTGATTTGACCGGCAAGACCGCCATCGTCACCGGAGGCTATTCCGGCATAGGCCTGGAAACAACCCGGGCGTTGGCAAGCAAGGGCGCAAAAGTGATCGTTCCGGTGCGGGATGAAGCGAAAGCGGCGGAGAATCTGTCCGGCGTAGAAGGTGATGTTAGCTCCGCGACGATGGATTTGGCCAATCTCACATCGGTAAAATCCTTTGCAAACCAGATGACTGGAGAGTTGGAAAAGCTGGATATGCTGATCAACAATGCCGGGATTATGGCCTGCCCTCTGAAACGGGTCGGTCCCGAAAATAGCAATGGCTGGGAAAGCCAGTTTGGCGTCAATCATATGGGTCATTTTGCGCTGACCAAAGCGCTAATGCCGCTGCTCGAGCAAGCGGATGCTCCGCGTGTGGTCGCGCTGTCTTCGATCGCCCACAAACGCAACGGGATTTTATGGGATGATATCCAGTTTGAAAATAGCGAATATCAAAAATGGGTTGCCTACGCGCAAGCCAAGAGCGCCAATGCGCTGTTTGCCAATGGCTTGAGCCGACGGATGGCCCGCTTTGGTGGTCGCGCTTTTTCTGTCCATCCTGGCGGTATATTTACGCCGCTGCAACGGTATCTGCCGATTGAAGAGCAAGTCGAATTGGGCTGGCTCAACAAGGACGGATCTGTGCCGCCAATGGTTGCGGAGATTTTCAAATCCACGACCCAGGGCTGCACAACAAGCCTATGGGCCGCGACATCGCCGATGCTGGATGGCAAGCATGGACTCTATTGTGAAGATTGTGATGTTGCTCAGCTGATGGATGAAAAATCACCACCGTTTCTCCATGTAGCCCCGCACGCCTGCGACGATGAAAGCGCAGAACGCTTGTGGGATATCAGCGAGAAGTTGCTTGCCGAAGCCTGA
- a CDS encoding GNAT family N-acetyltransferase, with product MKIAVAQASDIRALHLLVESAYRGDSAKKGWTHEADLLGGQRTDLASLKTILDDPGQAMLTARDYGDGLIGCVQLERKSSDTAYLGMLTVHPDIQAKGLGKELLAASEEFVASQWQVGAIEMTVIKQRLELIAYYERRGYAMTGEKRPFPLDDPKYGMPKTRELEFLVLRKAL from the coding sequence ATGAAAATAGCAGTCGCGCAAGCGTCCGACATTCGGGCATTACATCTACTGGTGGAATCCGCCTATCGCGGTGACAGCGCCAAGAAAGGCTGGACGCATGAGGCCGATTTACTGGGCGGCCAACGTACCGACCTAGCGTCTCTAAAGACAATATTGGACGACCCCGGGCAGGCGATGCTCACCGCCAGAGATTATGGTGATGGGCTCATCGGTTGTGTTCAACTCGAGCGGAAGTCGAGCGATACAGCCTATCTCGGCATGTTGACCGTTCATCCGGATATTCAGGCGAAGGGCCTTGGCAAGGAGCTGCTGGCAGCCAGCGAAGAATTCGTCGCGAGCCAATGGCAGGTAGGTGCGATTGAAATGACCGTGATCAAACAACGCCTTGAGCTAATCGCATATTACGAACGGCGCGGTTACGCAATGACCGGAGAGAAACGACCGTTTCCGCTGGATGATCCGAAATATGGTATGCCAAAAACACGGGAACTGGAATTTCTGGTGTTGCGCAAGGCGCTCTAG
- the rpoN gene encoding RNA polymerase factor sigma-54, translating into MAIGPRLDLRQSQSLVMTPQLQQAIKLLALSNLELETYISDEIEKNPLLETGDLSAENNNDDGGQAKPEPGEQGSDEILSAGPAESEAPLDMQGDADQFSSNSLSDSDGALDGQLGLNGASSPGSGSMGGEAPDFENMLVAEITLADHLMEQAGAILSGTDLFIAQHIIDQIDECGYLQADLLELAHRLGVQLHDVERILTEVQSLEPVGVGARDLSECLALQAKEADRYDPAMARLIDNLDVLAKGALPQLKRICGVDDEDLMDMISELRAYDPKPGCKIGGGDVQAVVPDIFIAERAGKWIIEVNSATLPKVLVNRTYFTELKDGAQDKASKEWLNECLADASWLIKALDQRQRTIVKVATEIVKQQEAFFRKGVEHLRPLTLKNVADEIEMHESTVSRVTSNKYLSCSRGTFELKYFFTSGIQSSTGGEAASAEAVKSHIKSLIDNEDPKKILSDDKLVVLLKAKGFDIARRTVAKYREALGLGSSVQRRRQKALEGKAA; encoded by the coding sequence ATGGCAATAGGCCCACGCCTCGATCTACGGCAGAGCCAGTCTTTGGTGATGACGCCGCAATTGCAGCAGGCGATCAAGCTTCTGGCACTGTCCAATCTGGAGCTGGAAACTTATATTTCCGACGAGATCGAAAAAAACCCTCTTCTGGAAACCGGAGACCTGTCAGCCGAAAATAACAATGACGATGGCGGGCAAGCAAAGCCGGAACCAGGCGAGCAGGGCAGTGACGAGATACTATCTGCTGGCCCGGCAGAGTCCGAAGCGCCTTTGGACATGCAGGGCGACGCGGACCAATTTTCTAGCAACAGCCTGTCAGATAGCGATGGCGCACTCGATGGGCAGTTGGGACTAAATGGCGCGAGTTCGCCCGGCAGTGGTTCTATGGGCGGTGAAGCGCCAGACTTTGAAAATATGCTGGTTGCGGAGATCACACTTGCAGATCATCTGATGGAACAAGCGGGCGCGATATTGTCGGGTACGGATTTATTTATTGCCCAGCATATTATCGACCAGATTGATGAATGCGGATATCTGCAAGCTGATCTGCTGGAACTGGCACATCGGCTCGGCGTTCAGTTGCATGATGTTGAGCGGATATTGACCGAGGTGCAAAGTCTCGAGCCCGTCGGCGTTGGCGCGCGGGATCTTTCCGAATGTCTTGCGCTGCAGGCAAAAGAAGCGGACCGCTATGATCCGGCGATGGCGCGGCTTATTGACAATCTGGATGTGCTAGCAAAGGGAGCACTGCCGCAACTAAAGAGAATTTGCGGCGTCGACGATGAAGATCTGATGGATATGATATCAGAACTTCGCGCATATGATCCCAAGCCGGGATGCAAAATTGGCGGCGGCGATGTGCAGGCGGTGGTGCCTGATATTTTCATCGCCGAGCGGGCCGGCAAATGGATTATCGAAGTGAACAGCGCCACGCTTCCCAAAGTGCTGGTCAACCGCACCTATTTTACCGAGCTGAAAGACGGCGCGCAGGACAAGGCCTCGAAAGAATGGCTGAATGAATGTCTCGCCGATGCCAGCTGGTTGATCAAAGCACTGGATCAGCGTCAGCGGACAATCGTGAAAGTTGCTACCGAGATCGTGAAGCAGCAAGAAGCGTTTTTTCGCAAAGGGGTTGAGCATCTGCGACCGTTGACGCTCAAGAATGTTGCCGATGAAATCGAGATGCATGAGTCGACGGTGAGCCGGGTAACCTCCAATAAATATCTCTCCTGTTCGCGGGGGACATTCGAGCTTAAATATTTCTTTACGAGCGGTATTCAGTCTTCCACCGGCGGTGAGGCGGCATCAGCCGAGGCGGTTAAAAGCCACATCAAATCGCTGATCGACAATGAAGACCCCAAGAAAATCCTGTCCGATGACAAGCTGGTCGTTTTGCTCAAGGCCAAGGGCTTTGATATCGCTCGCCGAACGGTAGCCAAATATCGCGAAGCTCTCGGCCTCGGCAGTTCGGTGCAACGCCGACGGCAAAAAGCACTTGAAGGCAAGGCTGCCTAG
- the lptB gene encoding LPS export ABC transporter ATP-binding protein, with amino-acid sequence MPAMADPGAAMASDAMEHGLAVVSIAKSYDKRAVLSDVSLSVGRGEVVGLLGPNGAGKTTCFYSVMGLVRPDAGRIMLDGEDITPLPMYRRAILGLGYLPQETSIFRGMTVEQNIIAVLEMVEIDKAVRAETLDRLLDEFGLTKLRSSPAMALSGGERRRCEIARALAASPSIVLLDEPFAGIDPISISDIRDLVVQLKNRGIGVLITDHNVRETLDIVDRACIIYDGQVLFAGSPEALVADENVRRLYLGEGFAL; translated from the coding sequence ATGCCTGCAATGGCTGATCCCGGCGCTGCCATGGCCAGCGATGCGATGGAACATGGACTTGCTGTCGTATCAATAGCGAAAAGCTATGACAAAAGAGCAGTGCTTTCGGATGTATCCCTGTCCGTAGGGCGAGGTGAAGTTGTCGGACTGCTCGGGCCAAACGGGGCTGGTAAAACGACCTGCTTCTATTCTGTAATGGGTCTCGTGCGACCCGACGCCGGACGGATCATGCTGGATGGAGAAGATATTACGCCGCTTCCTATGTATCGCCGGGCGATATTGGGTTTGGGGTATCTCCCGCAAGAAACCTCAATTTTCCGTGGCATGACAGTGGAGCAAAATATCATTGCTGTGCTGGAGATGGTTGAAATTGACAAAGCTGTGCGGGCAGAGACACTTGACCGGTTGCTGGATGAGTTTGGCCTTACAAAGTTGCGGAGTTCTCCGGCCATGGCGCTTTCCGGTGGTGAACGGCGGCGCTGCGAGATAGCGCGGGCACTGGCGGCCAGCCCGTCGATCGTACTGCTGGATGAGCCGTTTGCCGGGATCGATCCGATCTCGATATCCGACATTCGCGACCTTGTCGTGCAATTGAAAAACCGTGGCATTGGTGTGTTGATCACGGACCATAATGTTCGCGAAACACTCGATATCGTCGACCGCGCCTGCATAATCTATGACGGCCAGGTATTATTTGCCGGAAGCCCTGAAGCGCTCGTCGCCGATGAGAATGTCCGTCGCCTCTACCTTGGCGAGGGGTTCGCGCTGTGA
- a CDS encoding LptA/OstA family protein, which translates to MRTASFITLGAALPALALLAIAGPAPAQVFGGHNSNAPVNFNAGRIEVQDRADRVVLSGAVRVEQAGLVLNASRMTVAYSNSGGIDVNRIDAAGGVTITKSGDKARGDVAIYDLNRRLITMVGGVTLTQSNGNRLSGGRVIIDLNSGRSTIDGRAAGGSAPNTSNSGGRVTGTFTVPQRKN; encoded by the coding sequence ATGCGAACCGCCTCTTTCATAACTTTGGGAGCTGCTTTACCGGCTCTGGCCCTATTGGCTATCGCTGGACCAGCTCCGGCGCAGGTTTTTGGCGGGCATAATTCCAATGCGCCAGTGAACTTCAATGCTGGCCGTATCGAAGTACAAGACCGCGCTGACCGCGTGGTGCTCTCCGGTGCCGTCCGGGTCGAGCAGGCTGGACTAGTCCTAAATGCGTCGCGGATGACCGTCGCCTATAGCAATAGCGGCGGCATTGATGTGAACCGGATTGATGCTGCGGGTGGCGTTACAATTACCAAATCCGGGGATAAAGCACGAGGCGATGTCGCAATTTATGACCTCAACCGCAGACTGATCACCATGGTTGGCGGCGTTACATTGACTCAAAGCAATGGCAATCGCCTATCGGGCGGCCGGGTGATTATTGATCTCAATTCTGGTAGGTCAACGATTGATGGGCGGGCTGCTGGCGGTTCCGCTCCCAATACGAGCAATTCAGGCGGCCGGGTTACTGGCACATTTACAGTGCCGCAACGCAAAAACTGA